Part of the Bifidobacterium sp. ESL0775 genome is shown below.
TGCCGCGATATTTGAGGAAGCTGCCTTTGGGCTTGGCCGAGAAGGTTTGCTTGGTGACGGTTTTGAAGCCGCGTTTGTGCAGCGATTTCTCGACGTCGGAGGCGCTGAACTCATCGGTCTTGCCTGATTTGACCACGCCGAGGTCGGTTGGGTTCGGCACGGTTTTGCCGCCCCACAGCTGGGCTTTGTAGGTGCCGAAACCGACACCCGTCACCACAAGCGCGGCGGCGACAATGGAGGCGATGATGATAATGAGGGTTTTCTTCGTGTGGACTTTTGCCGCCGTGGTTACGGCCGCGCCCGCAGCCGTAACCACGGGGTTGGGTGCGCCATGGGGCAGGGGTATGGATGAGGTCGGGCCTTGTGCGGGCTGGTTCGGTGCCGGTTGCGCGGCGATTGGCGTGTTGTTTCCTACCGTGTTGCCGTTGTTGCTTCCAGCACCGCCAGTGCTGCCAGCGCTGCAGATGCTGCCGGTGCCGGTGCCGGTACGGCCGCCTCCTATGCCGTTATTGTTCCCGCCCACCGTCGGCGCCGGGGAGCCGCATTGGGTGCAGAACGCTTCATCGTCATCCATCCGGTGCCCGCAGCTATTGCAGAATTTCATCTTCACTCCTCAATACGGATTTCCGTTGATACGAATGCTGCGCCCTGGTTTTCCGCAATTGGCAAAAGGCTTGCAGCGCAAACTCAGCCGTCATTCTTTGAGATAGTAGACATCGTCCGGATGGGGCGGAGCTGTCGACGTGGTGCTGTGGCTGTTCATGACGACCAAATACGGCCTATCAGTAGGGGCCTGGGTGGGGTCATCGGCTCCGGCGACGAACAAGAAGCCAGGATTTTCGATGGACTGGTCATTCTCTTTGTACCAAGCCGAGGTGTCCGCACCCTTGAAAACGTAGAGGAGCTTGGTCGGGGTGGTGGCCATCTGATTCATCTGGACGTCGGCGCATTGGCTGAGCCCCACGCCGCCGTCACAGGTGTATTCGCTGTCTGGCCCTGTCAGGAAGAAGAAGGGCCGTTTCGCCGAGTATGTGGTTCCTGCGGATCCGTTGCTGGTGTTGTCGAAGGAAAGATGGCTGCCTTCGTGCGCGATCATGTCATAATCTTTGCTCACTCCAGTCAACACGCCTTGCTTGCTCAGCTGCATGCATTCCCCACTGCTCAGGCAATAGCTCCCGGCGATCGGCGTGAAGTCCCCCTTTGCCATCGCCGCTAAAATCTGGTTGGGCGAGGCATCTTTGGAGGCAGATTCGGTCTTTTTGCCATCATTGTTCCCATCGCTGAAGACGTAATCCGGCAATGAACCCCAGTCAAGTTGCGGGTCCTCGACCAGGTAATAGGCCGTCTCGTCGCTGGGGGCAGGCTTGAATGGTTCCAGCTTCTGCCCGTTAAGGGCGGCGAAAGTCGGGGCGAAGGGATTGGGGGTGTCGAATGTGGTCACCGGAACGCTGGTCTTGTCGTAGAGCTTCTTGTCACGTCTGATGAAGAACGGGCGTGAGGTGTCTACGGCCTTCTGCTTCTGTGCTTTGGCGAGTTCATTGTTATCGAAATAATTCGCGCCGGTTACTTTGGATACGTCGGAACCGACCGGGAAATAAATGTATAGGGGCCCCATGTCGTAATTCGCCCCGGACATCGGGCTGTCAAAGCCCGGGTCGCCTGTGTAAATGGTCTTGCCATTGATGCATCCACCGTCTTCCTGCCAGATGCCGCCGCATTCGAACCCGACGGCCATCTGGTAAGGTGCGAGCTCGAACGCGCCGGAACCCTTGGTGTAAAGGGATTGCAAGTCGTTTTCTGTTGGGCAATACGCCTGTTGCACTGATCCGCAAAACAGCAGGTCCTTGCCAAAGTCTTTGCTTCCTTGGCTTGGGAATTCGGAGCTGATGGTGGCGGGCATTCCCTGTCCGCTATCGGACGGGTTCGTGAAATCGATGCAATCTCCCGCATTGGTGCAATATTTGCCCGCCACCGGAGCGGCCGATCCCACAAGATCATTGGGCGAACCGTAGGGGTCATCCGGATATGCGTTCTTGCCGATTACCGCGTCCTTGAAACCGCTGGCGTCGATGCCGTAGTAGAGGGTGAGGTTGCCGCCGTTGGCCTCGGAGCCGGGCTTCGGGCTGGAATCGACGATCTTGCCGAGGCGCGCCTTCGAGGAGAAGCGGGGCTTCAAAGTGACGTTGAAGCCGGCGCTTGCGTACTGTTGCCTGGCCTGGTCCTTGTCCTGGCCTACGACGTCGTAGCCCACGCCTTTGGCCTGCTCGGCCACGCCGATGTTGATGCCGGTTTTGGTGTCGGTGACAGGCTGGCCGTCGGCGGGGTAGGAGGCGACGACGGTGTCTGGCGCGGTTTTCTGATTGGTGACGACCACCTTATGGAAGTGGACGGGGACGTTCATGTCGGAAATCGACTTGCGGATCTTGCGCACCTGCTGGCCTTGGGTGCCTTTGGGCACCCCCGGCCCGCTCGAGGCGAAGACGGTGATGGGGTCGCCGGTGCTGTAGCGCTTGTTCGGGTCGATGTTGCTGTACTTGATGAAACTGCCCTTCGGCTTGCCCGAGAACGTCTGCTTGGTGGTGGTCTTGAAGCCGCGTTTGTGCAGGGATTGTTCCACGTCCGACGCGGTGAATTCGTGGGTCTTGCTTGACTTGACTACGCCGAGATCGGCTGGTTTCGGCACGGTTTTGCCACCCCACAGTTGGGCTTTGTAGGTGCCGAAGCCTGCGCCAGCCACGACGAGCGCGGCGGCGACGATGGACGCGATGATAATGATGAGACGTTTTTGGGCGTTCGCCTTGACGGCTGTGGCTGCTGCCATGCTCGCTGGGCCTGCGGTTGGGCTTGCCTGCGTGTTTGCTCCGCCCATGGCTGGGCTTGCTGCTGTCGAGCTTACCGGTGCGCTTGTTGCCGCGCTTGCCGTTGCACCCGTGACCGCGCTCGGAGCCACACTTTCGGTTCCTGCGGTTGCTGCTGCGCTGGCTCCTGCGGCTGTGGGTGCGTCTGTACTTGTGGGGGTTGCCGTTGTCGCGTTTGCCGGTGCGTTTGGAATGTCGCTTTGTGGTTGTGGTACGTTTTGTGACGTTGACATAGACGGCGCGGGAGCCCCGCATTTGGTGCAGAATTTCTCTTCATCAGCGAGCCTGTGCCCGCATTTGTTGCAAAACTTCATCGTTTCTCTTTTCCCAGTGTCTCATACACCAACTCTTCAATATATATGCTACGACTTCCAGTGCCGAAATGTGGTGAGTCTAAGTGCAAGTTGGGAATTTAAAAGTAGGTTATTATGGAGAAGTCAATAGAGAGCTTCTAACAAGGGCACTTGAACGGCAGCGTTTATAGTCTTTAGCCCAATCTCTGTTGATGATAGCTGGCCTTCGGGCTGGAGTTACTTGATGGAGCCGGTGTAAAAGCCGGCTCCTTGCATTTGCGGATGGCCGTGTGAGGCTCGTTCTTTATACTGGAACCATGACTTTAGGTGAGACTCGACATGTTGACGGTTTGGATCTGCGGGCGAAGGCGATTGCGGAGTTTCCGGGGCGCAAGGCGCGGACGCTGCGGTTCACGGGTGGGGCGCCTCGAGCGGCGCGAGCGATCGGCGACGGGTCGCGGGCGTTGTTTCTGCGTTCGGACGGGCCGGAGGATCTGGTCACGTCGCTGTGGATGAGCGTGATTGGCCGTGACGGTTCTCATCGCGAGGTGCTGCTGGCCGACCCACGTGAGCTGCTTGCCGATGCGGACAACGAGGATGTGCCAGCCGAGGAGAAAGCGCGGCGCGAGCGTGCCCGCGAAGGTGGGCAGGGCATCGTCTCGTACTCCGTGGATGACGCTGGGCGGCGCGTGGTTTTCACCATTAACGGCCAGCTCTTCGTCAGCGAGATCGACGAGGACGGCGACGGCGCTCGCACGCGGCAGATTGCGGTTGGCGGCGCTGATGATGGCGGCGAAAATGGTCATGACGATGCCGCGAATTCCAATGATGACGATGGCGTGACCGACGCCAATTCGAAGGCTTCGTCGGCAGGTTGCAAGTGGCTGCCGGTGTTGAACCCGCGGATTTCACCGGATGGGCGGCATATCGCCTACACGACGGGTTCACGGCTGGTGATGGTGGATATCGCAGATTGGGATGATGCTGGATTTGCCGATACCGCTGTAAAACAGGACGATGATGGCACTGATTCTCGTGCCGGCGATGTTGCTGATGACAGCGTTGCGGAAGCGGATGGTGGAAGCTCGGCAGGCGAACAAAGTGCCGGTGATGCTATCGCGCGTCATTCGCATCGTAGTGTTCACCCGCACACCTGCGCGGCCGAGGCGCATGAAGCTTACGAAGCTGGAGATGTCAATGATACCAACGCTTCCGGCGATAGATTCAGCACGGTTTGGAGCGTGGGAAACGACCCGGGCGGAACGCTGAAGATCGGCTTGGCCGAATTCGTGGCCGGTGAGGAAATGGACCGCTACGACGGTTTCTGGTGGGCTCCCGATTCGCGTGGTCTGTTGTTCGAAATGTATGACAGTTCGCCCGAGCCGATTTGGTATATCAGCGATCCGGCCGATCCGAGCAAACCCGCGACCGGCCGGCGTTACGCGCGGGCGCTCACGAAGAA
Proteins encoded:
- a CDS encoding PASTA domain-containing protein — translated: MAAATAVKANAQKRLIIIIASIVAAALVVAGAGFGTYKAQLWGGKTVPKPADLGVVKSSKTHEFTASDVEQSLHKRGFKTTTKQTFSGKPKGSFIKYSNIDPNKRYSTGDPITVFASSGPGVPKGTQGQQVRKIRKSISDMNVPVHFHKVVVTNQKTAPDTVVASYPADGQPVTDTKTGINIGVAEQAKGVGYDVVGQDKDQARQQYASAGFNVTLKPRFSSKARLGKIVDSSPKPGSEANGGNLTLYYGIDASGFKDAVIGKNAYPDDPYGSPNDLVGSAAPVAGKYCTNAGDCIDFTNPSDSGQGMPATISSEFPSQGSKDFGKDLLFCGSVQQAYCPTENDLQSLYTKGSGAFELAPYQMAVGFECGGIWQEDGGCINGKTIYTGDPGFDSPMSGANYDMGPLYIYFPVGSDVSKVTGANYFDNNELAKAQKQKAVDTSRPFFIRRDKKLYDKTSVPVTTFDTPNPFAPTFAALNGQKLEPFKPAPSDETAYYLVEDPQLDWGSLPDYVFSDGNNDGKKTESASKDASPNQILAAMAKGDFTPIAGSYCLSSGECMQLSKQGVLTGVSKDYDMIAHEGSHLSFDNTSNGSAGTTYSAKRPFFFLTGPDSEYTCDGGVGLSQCADVQMNQMATTPTKLLYVFKGADTSAWYKENDQSIENPGFLFVAGADDPTQAPTDRPYLVVMNSHSTTSTAPPHPDDVYYLKE